In Callospermophilus lateralis isolate mCalLat2 chromosome 19, mCalLat2.hap1, whole genome shotgun sequence, the following are encoded in one genomic region:
- the Acsm4 gene encoding acyl-coenzyme A synthetase ACSM4, mitochondrial, which yields MKILLHYRTFRLTWLAKLSGRHFHGDHQIRAPLTTADFEAINLCDKSVPKNFNFAGDVLDQWSQKEKTGERPANPALWWVNGQGDEVKWSFRELGSLSRKAANVLTKPCGLQRGDRVAVILPRIPEWWLINVACMRTGLVFMPGTTQLTARDILYRLQVSEAKGIVVSEEVAPAVESIMSECPNLKTKLLVSPHSREGWLSFHQLFQSASEEHSCVETGSQEPLAIYFTSGTTGSPKMAQHSHSSIGIGYALCGRYWLDLTSSDVIWNMSDTGWIKAAIGSVFSSWLWGACVFVHRMASFDTDAFLDTLVTYPITTMCSAPTVYRMLVQKDLKRYKFKKLRHCVTGGEPLNPEVMEQWKAQTGLQLYEGYGQTEVGIICANVKGQEIKPGSMGRGVLPYDVQIIDENGNVLPPGKEGEIALRLQSTRPFCFFSEYVNNPEKTAATLRGNFYVTGDRGVKDGDGYFWFVGRADDVIISSGYRIGPFEVESALIEHPAVVESAVVSSPDPIRGEVVKAFVVLSAPFKSSNPEKLTLELQDHVKKSTAPYKYPRKVEFVQELPKTITGKIKRNVLRDQEWGRR from the exons ATGAAGATCCTTCTCCACTACCGGACTTTTCGACTCACCTGGCTGGCCAAGCTCTCTGGTCGCCACTTTCATGGCGATCACCAGATTCGGGCGCCTCTGACTACTGCTGACTTTGAAGCCATAAATCTCTGTGACAAGTCGGTGCCTAAGAACTTTAACTTTGCTGGGGATGTGCTGGACCAGTGGTCTCAAAAGGAGAAG ACAGGGGAGAGACCAGCCAACCCAGCCCTGTGGTGGGTGAATGGCCAAGGGGACGAGGTGAAATGGAGCTTTAGAGAACTGGGCTCCTTGTCCCGAAAGGCAGCCAATGTGCTCACCAAGCCCTGTGGCCTGCAGAGAGGAGACCGAGTGGCCGTGATCCTGCCCCGGATCCCCGAATGGTGGCTCATCAATGTGGCTTGCATGCGAACAG GGCTTGTCTTCATGCCAGGAACTACCCAGCTGACAGCAAGAGACATCCTCTACCGGCTACAAGTATCCGAGGCCAAGGGCATTGTGGTCAGTGAGGAGGTGGCCCCCGCAGtagaatccatcatgtcagagtgCCCTAACCTGAAGACCAAACTCCTGGTGTCTCCACACAGCCGGGAAGGGTGGCTCAGCTTCCACCAGTTATTCCA ATCTGCCTCTGAAGAGCACAGCTGTGTGGAGACAGGAAGTCAAGAACCACTGGCCATTTATTTCACCAGCGGTACCACGGGCTCTCCGAAGATGGCTCAGCACTCTCACAGTAGCATTGGCATTGGGTACGCCCTCTGTGGAAG ATACTGGCTGGACTTGACGTCCTCCGATGTCATATGGAACATGTCAGACACAGGCTGGATCAAGGCTGCCATTGGTAGTGTGTTTTCTTCCTGGCTTTGGGGCGCCTGCGTCTTTGTGCATCGGATGGCCTCGTTTGACACCGACGCCTTCCTGGAT ACACTTGTCACTTACCCCATTACGACCATGTGCAGTGCCCCCACCGTGTACCGGATGCTTGTGCAGAAAGACCTCAAGAG GTACAAATTCAAGAAGCTGCGGCACTGTGTGACGGGAGGGGAGCCGCTCAACCCGGAGGTGATGGAACAGTGGAAGGCACAAACTGGGCTGCAGCTGTACGAGGGCTACGGACAGACAGAAGTG GGAATAATTTGCGCCAACGTGAAAGGACAAGAAATCAAACCAGGCTCCATGGGGAGGGGCGTCTTGCCCTACGATGTCCAG ATTATAGACGAAAACGGCAATGTCCTACCACCTGGCAAAGAGGGGGAAATTGCTCTCAGACTGCAGTCCACTCGGCCCTTCTGCTTCTTCTCTGAATATGTG AACAACCCAGAGAAAACTGCTGCCACCCTAAGAGGAAATTTTTATGTCACCGGAGACAGAGGTGTGAAGGACGGCGATGGGTACTTCTGGTTTGTGGGCAGAGCTGATGatgtcatcatatcctctgg GTACCGCATTGGGCCTTTCGAAGTGGAGAGCGCACTCATAGAGCACCCTGCGGTCGTGGAGTCGGCCGTGGTCAGCAGTCCAGATCCAATCCGGGGAGAG GTGGTGAAAGCTTTTGTTGTCTTATCTGCACCTTTCAAATCCTCCAACCCTGAGAAATTAACTCTGGAGCTTCAGGATCATGTGAAAAAATCAACTGCACCTTACAAATATCCAAGAAAG GTGGAATTTGTTCAAGAACTCCCAAAGACAATCACTGGAAAAATCAAGCGCAACGTTTTAAGAGACCAAGAATGGGGACGAAGGTAG
- the Thumpd1 gene encoding THUMP domain-containing protein 1, whose translation MAEPVQQPPQPSGGKRKGKAQYVQAKRARRCDAGGPRQLEPGLQGILITCNMNERKCVEEAYSLLNEYGDDMYGPEKFTDKDQQPSGSEGEDDDVEAALKKEVGDIKASTEMRLRRFQSVESGANNVVFIRTLGIEPEKLVHHILQDMYKTKKKKTRVILRMLPISGTCKAFLEDMKKYAETFLEPWFKAPNKGTFQIVYKSRNNSHMNREEVIKELAGIVGSLNPENKVDLTNPQYTVVVEIIKAVCCLSVVKDYMLFRKYNLQEVVKTAKDPSQPHPKLGNGKEVKLESDVKLNQNDPSEGKNNQQVVPENNEEPGQTKPKPESQVVNEEGAKPELADQVMEGSKSNENDHL comes from the exons ATGGCGGAGCCCGTCCAGCAGCCCCCTCAGCCCAGTGGCGGGAAGCGCAAAGGAAAAGCTCAGTACGTGCAGGCCAAGCGGGCTCGGCGCTGCGACGCCGGTGGGCCGCGGCAGCTGGAGCCCGGGCTGCAGGGCATCCTCATCACGTGCAACATGAACGAGCGCAAGTGCGTGGAGGAGGCCTACAGCCTGCTTAACGAATACGGCGACGATATGTACGGGCCCGAAAAG TTTACAGACAAGGATCAGCAGCCCTCTGGAAGTGAGGGagaggatgatgatgtggaagCTGCCTTGAAGAAAGAAGTTGGTGACATTAAAGCTTCTACAGAGATGAGGCTAAGAAGATTCCAGTCAGTGGAGAGTGGAGCGAATAATGTAGTCTTCATCAGAACACTTGGGATAG AACCTGAGAAATTGGTGCATCATATTCTCCAGGATATGTACAAAACCAAGAAAAAGAAGACTCGAGTTATTCTACGAATGTTACCCATCTCAGGCACGTGCAAAGCTTTCTTAgaagatatgaaaaaatatgcaGAAACATTTTTGGAACCCTGGTTTAAAGCTCCAAACAAAGGGACATTTCAGATTGTTTACAAATCTCGAAATAACAGTCACATGAATAGAGAAGAAGTTATCAAAGAGCTGGCAG GAATAGTGGGCAGCCTTAATCCAGAAAATAAAGTGGATCTCACCAATCCCCAGTACACGGTGGTAGTAGAAATCATCAAAGCTGTCTGTTGCCTGAGTGTTGTGAAAGATTACATGTTGTTCAGAAAGTATAATCTCCAGGAGGTGGTGAAGACTGCTAAAGACCCATCCCAGCCTCACCCAAAGCTGGGAAATGGGAAAGAAGTGAAATTGGAATCTGATGTCAAATTAAATCAAAATGACCCCTCAGAAGGGAAAAATAACCAGCAGGTGGTACCAGAGAATAACGAGGAGCCAGGGCAAACAAAACCCAAGCCTGAGTCACAAGTGGTGAATGAGGAAGGAGCGAAACCTGAACTTGCAGATCAAGTCATGGAAGGATCCAAGTCAAATGAAAATGACCACTTGTAG